In Eretmochelys imbricata isolate rEreImb1 chromosome 14, rEreImb1.hap1, whole genome shotgun sequence, a genomic segment contains:
- the LOC144274995 gene encoding olfactory receptor 14A16-like, whose product MSNQTTVTEFLLLGFSDVRELQILHFMVFLVLYLAALTGNLLIVIAIALHHHLHTPMYFFLMSLSILDLGSISVTIPKSMTNSLMNNRSISYSGCVAQVFFFIFFAVADFALLTIMAYDRYVAICKPLHYETIMNRRACVQMAASAWISVILYSSLHTGNTFSITFCGGNMVDQFFCEIPQLLKLACSNSYFNEVGIIGFGVCLTLSCFVFIIVTYVQILTTVLRIPSEQGRLKTFSTCLPHLIVISMFLSTGVFAYMKPISSSPSALDLVVAVLYSVLPPVMNPIIYSIRNKEIKASLRN is encoded by the coding sequence atgtccaaccaaaccaccgtgaccgagttccttctcctgggattctctgatgttcgagagctgcagattttgcacttcatggtgtttctagtgctttacctggcagccctgacaGGGAACCTTCTCATCGTCATAGCCATAGCTCTTcaccaccaccttcacacccccatgtacttcttcctgatgagtttgtccatcctagacctcggctccatctctgtcaccatccccaaatctatgaccaattcccttatgaacaacaggtccatttcctattctggatgtgtcgcccaagtctttttcttcatcttctttgcTGTAGCCGACTTCGccttactcaccatcatggcgtacgatcgatatgtcgccatctgcaaaccactgcactatgagactataatgaacaggagagcttgtgtccaaatggcagccagtgcctggatcagtgtaatTCTCTATTCTTCATTGCATACTGGGAACACGTTTTCGataaccttctgtggaggcaacatggtggatcagttcttctgtgaaatcccccagctactcaAGCTCGCCTGCTCTAACTCGTACTTCAATGAAGTTGGGATTATTGGATTTGGTGTGTGTTTAACcctaagttgctttgtttttataattgtgacatatgttcagatcttgaccacggtattgagaatcccctctgagcagggccgacttaaaaccttctccacatgccttccgcacctcattgtaatttccatgtttctttccactggtgtctttgcctacatgaaacccatctccagctctccGTCAGCTCTAgatctcgtggtggctgttctttattccgtgctgccgccagtgatgaatccgatcatctacagcataaggaacaaggaaatcaaagcttccctgaggaaCTGA